The following are encoded in a window of Cryobacterium sp. CG_9.6 genomic DNA:
- a CDS encoding S8 family serine peptidase, with amino-acid sequence MHRLLGRGFGGGFGRRVTGARRWLGAGLGVLLAASVVGGSVVLDAAPAHADQIRDLEYWLGDYGFADAWNTTRGAGVTVAVIDTGIDSSVAELAGVVVGGTDVSGLGSANGQKPVGSDAQDSSHGTMVASLLAGRGTGDGAGLVGVAPEANLLSVSVAFGESASTVSNDDQIAEGIRWAVDNGADVINMSLTRNTLFWPESWDDAFLYAFENDVVVVAAAGNRGSGTTEVGAPATIPGVLTVAGVDRNKTASFDASSQGITISVAAPSEQLVGAVPGGGYVLWDGTSAAAPIVSGLVALVRAQFPNLSAAEVMNRVIASANPDGRSVPSPIYGNGLIDALGAVTASVPAATVQPPTELLAEWIRLHRRADLDVQPTETPSVVTPNVPTKDPTVPGQNIASAWLPNQLSLTYISLPLAVLVGFGILLVMLGIGATRHFRQIRRK; translated from the coding sequence GTGCATCGACTACTCGGTCGCGGATTCGGCGGCGGATTCGGTCGCCGAGTGACCGGAGCGCGGCGATGGCTCGGCGCCGGTCTGGGTGTGCTGCTCGCGGCTTCGGTCGTGGGCGGTTCCGTCGTTCTCGATGCTGCTCCCGCACACGCTGATCAAATTCGAGACCTGGAGTACTGGCTCGGTGACTATGGTTTCGCCGACGCGTGGAACACCACCCGCGGCGCCGGGGTAACCGTGGCCGTGATCGACACCGGAATTGACTCCAGTGTCGCCGAGCTCGCCGGTGTGGTTGTGGGGGGAACGGATGTCTCCGGGCTTGGTTCCGCCAACGGCCAGAAGCCCGTGGGTAGTGACGCCCAAGACAGCAGCCACGGCACAATGGTGGCCTCGCTCCTCGCCGGCCGTGGCACGGGCGACGGCGCCGGCCTGGTGGGTGTGGCACCGGAAGCGAACCTGCTGTCGGTGTCGGTGGCCTTTGGCGAGTCCGCATCCACCGTGAGCAACGACGACCAAATTGCCGAGGGCATCCGCTGGGCAGTGGATAACGGTGCCGACGTGATCAACATGTCGCTCACCCGCAACACCCTGTTCTGGCCCGAGAGCTGGGACGACGCCTTTCTGTACGCGTTCGAGAACGATGTGGTGGTGGTTGCCGCGGCCGGCAACCGAGGAAGTGGAACAACGGAGGTGGGCGCCCCGGCGACGATTCCCGGTGTGCTCACGGTTGCCGGAGTGGACCGCAACAAGACGGCAAGTTTTGATGCCTCATCGCAGGGCATCACAATCTCTGTCGCCGCGCCGAGTGAGCAACTGGTGGGCGCGGTGCCCGGCGGCGGCTACGTGTTGTGGGATGGCACCAGCGCAGCGGCGCCCATCGTCTCGGGCCTCGTGGCACTCGTTCGGGCGCAGTTTCCCAACCTGAGCGCAGCCGAGGTGATGAACCGCGTAATTGCCTCGGCCAACCCCGATGGACGTAGTGTGCCGAGCCCGATCTACGGAAATGGTCTGATCGATGCCCTCGGCGCGGTAACCGCCAGCGTGCCCGCGGCAACGGTGCAACCGCCGACCGAGTTGCTGGCGGAGTGGATCCGCCTCCATCGCCGGGCCGACCTCGACGTGCAGCCCACCGAGACGCCGTCGGTGGTCACGCCGAACGTTCCCACGAAGGACCCCACCGTTCCCGGGCAGAATATTGCCTCGGCGTGGCTCCCTAACCAGCTCTCACTCACCTACATCAGCCTGCCGCTCGCCGTGCTCGTGGGATTTGGTATCCTATTAGTGATGCTCGGCATTGGCGCCACTCGGCATTTCAGGCAAATTCGCCGCAAGTAG